One region of Patescibacteria group bacterium genomic DNA includes:
- a CDS encoding phosphoglycerate kinase, which yields MTILSIRKYKDLAGKKIFLRADFNVPIKNGVVRDDFKITAGLATIRYLQRYNAKIIITSHLGKPGGEYNEKYSLAPVVTRLSRLLGKRINFVPGVFGMEAGTAVSKMRNGDIVFIDNLRFNKGEEKNSKKFAKDLSKLADIYVNNAFAVSHRAHASVSAIKNYLPSFAGLLLEKEIENLNKVIIPKKPLIVVMGGSKIGSKTTLVKKLYPKAHKILIGGALANNFLLVRGFDVGRSLVDRDSLKFAKGYKSGKVLLPVDVLVKNLVTEKISVKKISEIGEEDSALDIGPETIKLFSSYIKRSATIIWNGPLGMFESPRFRVGTMAIGQIIASRSGGRTFGVVGGGETVEALKKTKMQDHVDWVSTGGGAMLSYLGGETMPGLLGIVKK from the coding sequence ATGACCATATTGTCAATTAGAAAATATAAAGACTTAGCTGGAAAAAAAATCTTCTTGAGAGCTGATTTTAATGTGCCCATAAAGAATGGTGTAGTTCGTGATGATTTTAAAATTACAGCCGGTCTGGCAACAATTCGGTATTTGCAAAGATATAATGCAAAAATTATAATAACAAGCCACCTAGGAAAGCCAGGAGGGGAATATAATGAAAAATATAGTTTAGCTCCGGTTGTAACTAGATTGTCACGATTGCTCGGCAAGAGAATAAATTTTGTTCCAGGTGTTTTTGGAATGGAGGCTGGGACTGCAGTGAGTAAAATGCGAAATGGTGATATAGTATTTATTGATAATTTGAGATTTAACAAGGGAGAGGAAAAGAATTCTAAAAAATTTGCTAAAGACCTGTCGAAGCTTGCCGATATTTATGTGAACAACGCTTTCGCTGTGTCTCATCGAGCGCATGCTTCGGTATCAGCTATAAAAAATTATTTACCTTCATTCGCTGGCTTGCTTCTTGAGAAAGAGATAGAGAATCTTAACAAGGTGATAATACCGAAAAAACCATTGATAGTAGTTATGGGCGGTTCAAAAATTGGATCAAAAACAACTCTTGTGAAAAAACTCTATCCCAAGGCTCATAAAATACTAATAGGAGGAGCACTTGCTAATAATTTTTTATTAGTTAGAGGATTCGATGTTGGGAGATCTCTGGTCGACAGGGACAGCTTGAAATTTGCCAAGGGATATAAATCCGGGAAAGTACTATTACCAGTTGATGTCCTTGTAAAAAATCTTGTAACAGAAAAAATAAGTGTTAAAAAAATTAGCGAAATTGGAGAAGAAGATTCTGCTCTAGACATAGGGCCAGAAACAATAAAACTTTTTTCTAGCTATATTAAAAGATCGGCAACAATTATTTGGAATGGTCCATTGGGCATGTTTGAAAGCCCTCGTTTTCGAGTTGGGACCATGGCTATAGGTCAGATTATTGCCTCAAGATCAGGAGGTAGGACTTTTGGTGTTGTTGGAGGAGGAGAAACAGTAGAAGCTCTTAAGAAGACAAAAATGCAAGATCATGTTGATTGGGTTTCAACTGGAGGTGGGGCAATGCTTTCATACTTAGGAGGTGAGACTATGCCCGGTCTTTTGGGAATAGTAAAAAAATAG
- the dtd gene encoding D-aminoacyl-tRNA deacylase: protein MRAVIQRVSSAQVSVDDSIIGKIDKGLLVFFAVHVDDTEKMIEKMADKILKLRIFEDSEEKMNLSLEDTEGEILVVSQFTLYGDTKKGNRPSFIESARPEKAIPFYEKFVTILKEKNIKVEAGKFGADMQVELINDGPVTIIIDI from the coding sequence ATGAGAGCAGTTATTCAAAGAGTGTCTAGTGCTCAGGTGAGTGTTGACGACAGTATTATTGGAAAAATTGATAAAGGTTTATTGGTTTTTTTTGCAGTTCACGTTGATGATACGGAAAAAATGATAGAGAAGATGGCCGACAAAATTTTGAAATTGCGTATATTTGAAGATAGTGAAGAAAAAATGAATTTATCTTTAGAAGATACTGAAGGAGAGATTTTAGTTGTTTCTCAATTTACTTTATATGGCGATACGAAAAAGGGGAACAGGCCAAGTTTTATTGAGTCGGCTAGACCAGAAAAGGCTATCCCTTTTTACGAGAAATTTGTTACTATTTTGAAAGAGAAAAATATAAAAGTTGAAGCAGGAAAGTTCGGAGCGGATATGCAAGTAGAATTAATTAATGATGGACCAGTTACGATAATAATTGATATATAA
- a CDS encoding beta-propeller domain-containing protein has protein sequence MQKNLKLFILFLALTFVLSACSFSLSKNPTTVQPENNIKPTEKVTENIKTDSGSKTIENILASQSEIKKFDNPEELKEFLENSQVNSGENYYRSDMVFADSSFGGMEVAEMATDGMMLKSAPQAVPTAPGLGSAEGENDFSQTNVQVEGVDESDIVKTDGDYIYSLTQNELFIIKASPASEAKIVSKIKFESSPKNIYINKNKLVVFGEDFQVSKETYSQSFRRNSSYTYFKIFDISDRSEPSQLRDIRFEGSYANSRMIGDYVYFVTNTYNYYIDGEPILPRVLEDGVDTACTAEKCIMPDVYYFDIPYNRYNFSSVNVVDLANINSDVEREVYILSDNQNMYVSESNIYITYTKYISEEQLVMEMTKEILVPKLPQKEADKIVAIDLVEEFILSDSEKIRKISAILERYIQSLPDDEQEKLEKQVEEEMKKKYEDISKELEKTVIHKVEINGSDIEYKTSGEVTGHVLNQFSMDENKGYFRIATTKNRTWSRFDDGSNESYSNLYVLDKDLKQVGALEDLAPDERIYSVRFMQNRAYLVTFKQTDPLFVIDLSDARNPKVLGELKIPGFSNYLHPYDETTLIGIGKDAKLNEYERVVTGGLKISLFDVSDVANPKEADSIIIGGVGSDSIALNDHKAFLFSSDKNLLVIPATLREVEGENRYGKINFRGALWFDIKKDSVELKERISHFEEGELEGKQYYWNGYGYYDASVKRSLYINDVLYTVSDKYLKINSLTSSDEVNKLELSLEKKDDFEIINNN, from the coding sequence ATGCAAAAAAATCTTAAATTATTCATACTATTTTTAGCTCTAACTTTTGTTCTAAGCGCCTGCTCTTTTTCATTGAGCAAAAACCCGACGACTGTTCAACCGGAAAATAATATTAAACCAACAGAAAAAGTTACAGAAAATATAAAAACTGATTCTGGGTCAAAAACTATAGAAAATATATTGGCTAGTCAGTCTGAGATAAAAAAGTTTGATAATCCAGAAGAGTTGAAAGAATTTTTAGAAAATAGCCAAGTTAATTCAGGTGAAAATTATTATCGAAGTGATATGGTTTTTGCTGATTCTTCTTTTGGGGGAATGGAAGTAGCTGAAATGGCAACTGACGGCATGATGTTAAAATCAGCTCCACAAGCGGTTCCAACAGCACCTGGCCTTGGTTCAGCAGAAGGTGAAAATGATTTTTCACAAACAAATGTTCAGGTGGAAGGAGTGGATGAATCTGATATTGTAAAAACTGACGGTGATTATATATATTCACTTACTCAAAATGAACTTTTTATTATAAAGGCAAGTCCAGCAAGCGAGGCTAAAATAGTATCAAAAATAAAATTTGAATCTAGTCCAAAAAATATTTATATAAATAAAAACAAACTTGTTGTTTTTGGGGAAGATTTTCAAGTTTCAAAAGAAACGTATAGTCAGAGTTTTAGAAGAAATTCATCCTATACTTATTTTAAGATTTTTGATATCAGTGATAGGTCTGAACCTAGTCAATTAAGAGATATTCGTTTTGAGGGGTCTTATGCAAATTCTAGAATGATTGGTGATTATGTTTATTTTGTAACTAATACTTATAATTATTATATTGATGGTGAACCAATCTTGCCTAGGGTTTTGGAAGATGGAGTTGACACGGCCTGCACAGCTGAAAAATGCATTATGCCAGATGTTTATTATTTTGATATTCCTTATAATAGATATAATTTTTCTAGTGTAAATGTTGTTGATTTGGCAAATATTAATTCTGACGTGGAGAGAGAGGTTTATATTCTTTCTGATAACCAAAATATGTATGTTTCAGAGAGTAATATTTACATTACCTATACAAAATATATAAGCGAAGAGCAATTAGTGATGGAGATGACCAAGGAGATTTTGGTTCCGAAATTACCTCAAAAAGAAGCAGATAAAATAGTTGCGATAGATTTGGTTGAGGAATTTATATTGAGTGATAGTGAGAAGATTCGAAAAATTTCTGCTATTCTTGAAAGATATATACAAAGTCTCCCAGACGATGAGCAGGAAAAACTTGAAAAACAAGTCGAGGAAGAAATGAAAAAGAAGTATGAAGATATTTCAAAAGAATTAGAAAAAACCGTGATTCATAAAGTAGAAATTAATGGTTCTGACATTGAATACAAGACATCGGGCGAAGTAACTGGACATGTTTTAAATCAATTTTCAATGGATGAGAACAAGGGATATTTTAGAATCGCAACAACAAAAAATAGAACTTGGTCTCGTTTTGACGATGGATCAAATGAATCTTATAGTAATTTGTATGTCTTGGACAAAGATTTAAAACAAGTTGGCGCTCTTGAAGATTTGGCCCCAGATGAAAGAATCTATTCGGTTCGTTTTATGCAAAACAGAGCTTATCTTGTTACATTTAAGCAAACTGATCCTTTGTTTGTGATTGACTTAAGTGACGCGCGTAATCCAAAAGTATTGGGAGAGCTTAAGATACCTGGATTTTCTAATTACCTGCACCCCTATGACGAGACAACTTTGATTGGAATAGGTAAGGATGCAAAGCTGAATGAATATGAAAGAGTGGTGACCGGTGGACTTAAAATATCTTTGTTTGATGTTTCAGATGTTGCAAATCCGAAAGAAGCTGACAGCATAATCATTGGAGGAGTTGGTAGTGATTCAATTGCCCTAAACGACCATAAGGCCTTTTTGTTTTCATCTGATAAAAATTTACTTGTGATACCCGCTACGCTCAGAGAGGTAGAAGGGGAGAATAGATATGGAAAAATAAATTTTAGAGGAGCTCTTTGGTTTGATATTAAAAAAGACAGCGTTGAATTAAAAGAAAGAATAAGTCACTTCGAGGAAGGAGAACTTGAAGGGAAACAGTATTATTGGAATGGTTATGGTTATTATGATGCAAGTGTAAAGAGAAGTTTATATATCAACGATGTTTTGTATACAGTTTCAGACAAGTACTTAAAAATTAATTCTTTGACTAGTTCTGATGAAGTGAATAAGCTAGAGCTCAGCCTCGAGAAAAAAGATGATTTTGAGATTATAAATAATAATTAA
- a CDS encoding prepilin-type N-terminal cleavage/methylation domain-containing protein yields MSRERNGFTLIELLVVITIIGILSTLATVAVNSARKNAKITKAISDISEIRKAIDILEADTTRWPGDQQPKQIGSTANNELCGVDASSNTCLNSFIGGAGGLNSNGGAFLGWSGPYMNPFDLDPWGYEYFFDTDYRIDANGDPCECTNLLCVDAVVIGSYGPDGLGAPTGGAGSYGCDDIILVLYK; encoded by the coding sequence ATGTCTAGAGAAAGGAATGGATTTACCCTAATTGAATTACTTGTGGTTATAACAATTATTGGAATTCTTTCCACCTTGGCAACGGTGGCCGTTAATTCTGCTAGAAAAAATGCAAAAATCACAAAAGCTATTAGTGATATTTCAGAAATTAGAAAAGCTATTGATATTTTGGAGGCCGACACTACGCGTTGGCCAGGAGACCAACAGCCAAAACAAATAGGCAGCACTGCAAATAACGAGCTTTGTGGAGTGGATGCTAGTTCAAACACTTGTCTAAATAGTTTTATTGGAGGAGCAGGAGGATTAAATTCTAATGGAGGTGCTTTTCTTGGTTGGTCTGGACCTTATATGAATCCATTTGATCTTGATCCTTGGGGGTATGAGTATTTTTTTGATACGGATTATAGAATAGACGCTAACGGTGATCCTTGTGAATGTACAAATTTACTCTGTGTCGATGCAGTGGTAATCGGTTCTTATGGTCCGGATGGATTAGGAGCTCCAACTGGTGGAGCTGGATCTTATGGATGTGATGATATAATACTAGTTTTATATAAATAA
- a CDS encoding S1C family serine protease, whose protein sequence is MIEKNKNGIVVIVLLSTLFGLVAGIVGSLTVRSYFGTSSAFFGELNFVNGNLDKPNVVISGAKKVVVAQDEKINETISLVNVSLVGIYQKKATSTKKEMIDLDSFYKIGDELGAGLIVTSDGWIVTDALNHLEFVGKNKQLNMGKYVVIGNDKKIYTIDKIEIDPSTNYIFLHINARDLAVLNMASQDSLNTGETALGLTLAGDTYLSTVSSVRDSGNYLSISSDFYYDKIKLVDDLSENFNSSFIFDVSGRIVMFINKKGELIPSRVFNVVVDSLFEKGVISRPSLGLDYADLSYFISSDTENKNFQESGALVNPSPKSSLLPWFEAGIKIGDIIKYIDGAELNKNNSLAKIIMTYAPGDEVEFGLLRGTEELQIRAILAELK, encoded by the coding sequence ATGATTGAAAAAAATAAAAATGGAATTGTAGTAATTGTTTTATTATCAACACTTTTTGGCTTGGTCGCTGGTATTGTGGGGAGTCTGACTGTCAGATCGTACTTTGGAACAAGTTCAGCTTTTTTTGGAGAACTCAACTTTGTAAATGGAAATTTAGATAAACCAAACGTTGTTATTAGCGGAGCAAAGAAGGTTGTCGTTGCTCAAGATGAAAAAATTAATGAGACTATTTCACTAGTTAATGTAAGCTTGGTGGGAATTTACCAAAAGAAAGCCACTAGCACAAAAAAGGAGATGATTGATTTGGATTCTTTTTACAAAATAGGCGATGAACTGGGAGCAGGTTTAATTGTTACAAGTGATGGATGGATTGTAACAGACGCTCTTAACCATCTCGAATTTGTTGGTAAAAACAAACAATTGAATATGGGAAAATATGTGGTTATCGGTAATGATAAGAAAATTTACACGATTGATAAAATTGAAATAGATCCGTCTACTAATTATATTTTCTTGCATATTAATGCCAGAGATTTAGCAGTTCTAAACATGGCTAGTCAAGATAGCCTAAATACTGGAGAGACAGCTTTGGGCTTAACCCTAGCAGGAGATACATATTTGAGCACAGTGTCATCCGTGCGAGATTCTGGAAACTATCTGTCTATATCTTCTGATTTTTATTATGATAAAATTAAATTAGTTGACGACCTAAGTGAAAACTTTAACTCTTCATTTATTTTTGATGTATCAGGACGTATTGTGATGTTTATAAATAAAAAAGGAGAATTGATTCCTTCCAGGGTTTTTAATGTAGTGGTGGATAGCCTGTTCGAAAAAGGAGTTATTTCTAGGCCGAGCCTTGGATTGGACTACGCTGACCTCTCGTATTTTATTAGCAGTGATACAGAAAACAAAAATTTTCAAGAATCAGGAGCCCTTGTAAATCCTTCTCCAAAAAGCTCTTTGCTCCCTTGGTTTGAAGCAGGTATAAAAATTGGTGATATAATTAAATATATTGACGGGGCAGAACTTAATAAGAATAATAGTTTAGCAAAAATTATAATGACCTATGCTCCTGGTGACGAAGTGGAGTTTGGTTTATTGAGAGGAACAGAGGAGTTGCAGATAAGGGCGATATTAGCTGAACTAAAATAA